The genomic stretch CCGAAATCGGGGCGTATTACCGCCTGGCCGAACTGTTCCTGTTCGCGTCCGATTCCGAAACGCAGGGCCTGGTGCTTCAGGAAGCGCAACTGATGGGCGTCCCGGTGGTGGCGGTGGGGGCGCGCGGCACGCTGAGCAGCGTGGAGAGCGGTTACAGCGGTTACCTGGTGGCGCCGGGGGACGTCAGCGGGCTGGTGCAGCATGCCCAGGCCATTCTGCAAACCCCGCAGCGCTGGGCCGAGTTGTCGCGCAACGCCCGCGAGTTCGGGGGCCGCACCACGCCCGGTGGTGTGGCCGAGCAGGTGCTGCGCGTGTACGACAGCGCCCTGAGCCGCCACACCGCTCAGGCAGATTCGGGGGGCGAGAAGGGAAAGTTCATTCCCGTAACTCGTCGAAGTAACCCCGCGTATGACCGGTGACGTTGCGGACGTGCCGCCAGGCGAACTGAAGGACGCCCTTGTCCAGGCGTCTGGCGCTCGTTTCCACCAGCGCCCCGGGCACGTAGGCCACCTCGCCCACCTCGCCCAGGGCCTGACCCAGAATGACGTCCTCGTAGGCTTCGACCCTGGCGTAGCCGCCCACCAGCAGCGCGGCCTTGCGCGAGTAGGCCATGTTGGCCCCGGCCAGGTTGGGTTTGCCCATCAGGCGCGCCACGTGCAAAAAGGCGCTGTACGACACGTGGGTCAGCAGCGGATACGGTTCGCGCAGGCCAAAAAAACGCATGGGGCCGTACAGGGCCGCGCGGCCCGGCGTGGCGGCGTTGTAGTACCCCAGCCACTCCGGAATGGGGTGGGAATCCGCGTCGGTGGTGGCGACCCAGGGCGTGCGGGCGTGCTCCAGGCCCATCTGGCGGGCGTGCGCCACACCACGTTTCTCGCAGGTCAGCAGGGTG from Deinococcus fonticola encodes the following:
- a CDS encoding glycosyltransferase codes for the protein MPEFTVIIPAWNEAKYLPATLRALERQTYAPHEVIVVDNLSRDDTPGIAQAWGATLLTCEKRGVAHARQMGLEHARTPWVATTDADSHPIPEWLGYYNAATPGRAALYGPMRFFGLREPYPLLTHVSYSAFLHVARLMGKPNLAGANMAYSRKAALLVGGYARVEAYEDVILGQALGEVGEVAYVPGALVETSARRLDKGVLQFAWRHVRNVTGHTRGYFDELRE